TTGAAGTTTGGAGTGTTTGCTTTTAGTTCCTTAGATGACGATATCAATCTAAAAATTGGCACTTCATCACGCCATGAGACACATTAGGAATTAAATGCAATCACGTTAAGTTTATTTGGGGCCAAAAGACTAACAGATATTAACGGTATGGCACATTGAGTTTGTTATAATACTTAAGAGTGTACACAGGTGGCTCTAGGTAGTGTctaggggttcatttgaaccccctatgctagccccaaaaaaaaattatagttaatttttaatttttttatttgaccttctaaaataaaaatttgaacactctgatattaaactatttttttaacaacattttggtcttttttttattttttgacgtgaacattttggtctttttaaaCTGAAGAAAAAAATCCCAACAATAAACTAATTGGATCTGAAATctatgaataaaaattattagcccaacaacaaaagtagaaatttgttcatcttaaacctaaaaaaaaacctatttagatcttaataaatttgaaaaaactaattaataaaagtttattatatttAGATCTCGCTTGAAATTCacttaacaacaaaaattaatatatttattgtatttagAATAGCTTAATATGAAACAACAGAGTGTAATTTGTAAGCAAACCTCAGATTTTGCATGCCCCACCAGAAACcgtaaaatatttttcctagAACCTGCCTGGACTCCACCACACCAGATTGAAGGGCTTCTAAATATAATCCAAAATTAAATTGTGTATTTGGTGTACTTACGTTGCAGAAATcattagaaaatgagaaatttcCTCTACTGTTGTCACAGCTAAAATATGTTTGAACACATCCACTAGAACTCTGAATTTCACATGATGAATGCCAGCAATCCATCATTcgttgaaaagagaaaaaataccAAAAGGCTCCCAATACCTAAAAGACCAGCATGTCATTAAAATCAGTATATTCAgcaaatattataaatttatgaccaaacaacaataataataagagaaaaAGACAACTATGTGGATATAAAACGTTtagtttatttgaaaattgtttaaatttacttttcttaattgcttaaaattCTGATAGAatcactaaaatttatttgaatatgTGGTCCTAAATTTTTGAACCCTGTCTTCAAGGTCTTGAACCACCACTCATAGCTGAGGATACCAAGTGTTAGATCAGAGGGTTTGTATTACAACTTTACAAGCTAAGAGATTTTCTCATCTAATGTGATGAGGGAGATCAGGTCTGGTACTCTCTTATAGATGGGTAGTGAAGTTTTGCAAAAAGGTTTGGATCACATTGTGCTAATACAACTCTAGCAACGCCAATTAATATATACCTATTAGTCTCTCCCTattcattatataaaaataaataaaattagtctctacctattaaaaaaacaacttaTTAGGCTTGGACTTGGTTTAAGTCGAGTGCATTGGACCCGGTCATCAGATGGTGACACATGTCCACTTTTGAACATGTGTCACCATCTCAACGGATTCAATGCTACTAGATACTGAACCCAAGCCTGACCCATTAGGCTTTAGGTATTGAGAGTGAGAATTCCTGGGGCATTTGAATTAGAGATTTAATCCATGTAATTGCAAAAACTAATAAGATAAAGCATtcttcatttgtaatttttattgtacttatgcgttataaaattattattttccaaggaagattcaattaattaattttttttttaatcaatagaACCAGCACAACGTTGATAATACTTGTCaagatttaaattaatatgaaatCAGTATGTAATCAAACTTACGTGACCAGCAAGGACATACAGAAAGAAATTTAACGCAGCTTTAAACCAAATGTTTGCTTCAAATTTCTCGTCACTTCTTATAAGTTCCTTCCAGGATCGGAATATTTGGAGAATTCTTGGCACATATTGGAAGAGAACAGCGCAGTTCaacattactattttatttgaaGATCCCGTCCCTGTCATTTCTGAAAGAATACTTGAAATTGCCACCTGAAAATATTACAACAAGTTTTGTACTTTTAGGGTCAATGGATAAAATCTACTTATGTAAGACAATGTTAATTCAAAGGAAATAATAATTATGAGTTTGAAATTGCCTAAATTTTTTCttggctaattttttttttttttccactgctAAAATTTGGgtgaatttcatttttcatccccTACACTTTTTAAAGAGCCATTGAAATGGTTTAAGGGCCAAAATGTTACTGCTTCCACCTACATCGGATTCTACTTTCAAACTCAATGTGCTATCTCTCACATAATTGTCATAGGTTTGCTAATTCAAAACCACAAAGGAGAAGTGACGGCAGCTTCCTGTGACCGAATAAATAAAGCTTCAAATGCTTTGTGGACTGCTGCTGATGTTATGAGGAAGACTActtttctatcaaaaaaattattttattgacaTTATTGCAGAATGCAGAATGTGCATTTGGTGATCTTCTAGATCTTCTCAATTCTAACAGAGTTTTCCCTCTTAAGGTTGCATGGatatttaaaaacattaatttaatttgtgAAGTTTTTTCATTCAGTCTCTTTTGTTAGTGTGCCATTGAAATATATGTAATAAAGCCACTCTATCTTTTGCTAGTGTTGCCAAAGAGAAAGAATAggcttatttttttttggtttgaagaatgcccctcttttgtcttcctaattgtaaaaataactgttttcaatattttatagatgaaaaaaaaaatctattttaaaagtttaggaACAGAAATTGTAACATTTTGACTTAATAATCTCTTTGAAATTTTGTGGCattaaaggaaaatgttttaccttgtcaaaaaaaaaattccaattcataaataaataaaaaaaaacaaaaaacaaaatcaaaatcaagtgTTCTGTTATGAATTGGAAGAGATTGAGATAATGAAGACAATTCCTACGCATTTGAGTTATGTCCAGAGATAAACTATAGCATGTTGGATGAGACTTTTTCTAAGAATTATAGAAAagtttagaatatatatatatatatatatatatatatatatatatatatatatatatatatgtttctctCATAtgtgttttctcttttcttccgAGTTTTCCTTCCGAATCAGGAGGATAAAAATTTGTGGGCTTGGGTGGATTTTTTTCCCAATGTTTTCcatcttttgtgttttctctcCTGAACCAAACAAGGGAAAACATCATTTTctcccttattttcttttcttccttttttatccCTCTTATCAACCAAACGGAACCTTAATATCTTTTGTACTTGAAAAATGAGCCACATCAATTACACATGGAGAAAAGTGCTGATAATAGGAATCATTTGAATGCTTTGGGTAATCTGACTACTTGCTTGTTGGTGTGGAAGTAAAAAAAGTTTAgacaaaatttaactataaaattggttaaagtCTAAAGCTACAAGCCTTATCCAAGATCTTTTTATAACCatcgcacacccttggtgcgatggtcactatACAAGTACAAGTATTTGTGAAATGTGAGAGAGTAAAGATCAGAgttcaaattctaaaaaagagcttcacacacatatacatttagattatgctagataataatttctatcttgtttaaaaaaatatatatatattggaggtgaattttgataaattcaccaTTCGATTAGATCCtctttttatatccttcatacttgcaaaatttctagagaactaaaaatcaatagctatgtcatcaataaattgtttaaattgtaagtttttgtagtttaaaattatgcgtAAAATATAAGCTAATAgaaaatatagtaaataatgtctgattataaaaaatttgacatatatattaagaacgtaaagaacatacaattaaaaagttaaattttcaaaatgtatagtaatttttattttattgagtaagacTGTAGTtttaggttacaactaattttgtagttaaattttatcTAAATAGTTTTGGAGCATCAAGCTTTGTTACTTTTAACCTTGCTCCCCCATCACATGATTCTTATCATATCCTAGTGACTACACTATTTGTTGGAAAAGTGACGATCAAGGCAGCTAGAAGAGCTAAATATCATTCTCTTCAAGGCAAAAATGTTCAGGAAGCTAAATATCATTCTCACTAACCTGTGGTATTGGAAGAATAACTAGAATGTCGAGTACGAAGTATGACCTCAAGTACCTTCTAGCAATTGCCATAGCATTTGTATCCAACACAATTTTTCCAACTTTGCGAAGGTTCTCATCTATAAAACCAGTACGAAATTGCAATATAATATGCATTAGGTAAATGATATCATTGACTGATCGCAAAACAATAGTTGTGATCCAGAAATTTTTGTCCAACTCAATGCAGTACTCTGGGATGTTGATCACGGGAAGGTAACAGAACAAGGGATCCACTGACACTGCAAGTGCGCACGACAACACAAATATTATATTCCACCTTCGAAGGAACTTCCCTTGTGGGTCAAAAATTGTCTTTGTCGTCATTATTTTTGCCGATGaatctcctccaccttccttgAGAGGTTGCCTCTCAATATCCTTATTCCTGAACATAAATACAGGAGGAGTAGAACACCAAATATATATGCTGATGACAATGAGGTTACAAAAGCAACAAGGCGTGGATCAAAATTATCTCTCAAAGTGTAATTtgcaaatttataaaaatattatcattagcagagtaaaaaaagaataagttaataTGGCTAATTAATTTGAAAGTGTTGATGCAAAGAATTCAGAGGGTTCAAATTAGCAGAGGAAAACAAAGTTGTCAAAGAGCAAAAGACACTAACCTTGCACCGTTTCCCCGCCGACGTGAAAGATAACTCATAACTAAAGTTTACCAATGAAACGATGTCCAAAATAAAGAATCAACCTTTATAGTTCCGTTCActttacaggaaaaaaaaaaatctgaattttgatCCCTGGATAAAtggaaattattaaaattaatactGATTATCATTTAAATCAAAGGCAAACTCCCAAAGACCTTGCATCATAAGACCTTGCAtcataagattttatttatatattttggtgCTATATAAAAACAAGAGTTTAAAAATATTCTATGATAAATGAAGTGGTTCATTTAAGTTAAAGCAATCTTTTGCAACTACATCGTCATTCATTAGTGCTACAATATAcatgtattaaaaataaaaattaaaaacatattaattttaacctagtttttaaaaataactatgAATCAATTAAAATACAATAGTTGTACCTTGTTTAATTATTCCTCAATCTTTATTGACATTTCTtcatctcttcttctctttgataTTGGTAAAGGGAAAGAAATTTAGTTTGATATTGGTAAAGTAAAAGAAACTGGATATtaaaatattggtaaaataaGATTTGGTGggaaataaaaagtgaaaaggaGGAACGTGAAAAagattctaaaagaaaaaaaaaatacaaaaactataGTTAAAGGTTCAAATCCATGTCTAGTATTACATTAATAAAACTACTAATACAATGGTTAATCAACATCATGCACTAACATTCAGCGAAAAAAAGGGTGACACAATTATTGGTGTCTTAGTtaaggatttaaaaaataataataattataattacttGGTTAAGGTTGAGGTAGCATAAAGATGTGAGatcttttccttaaaaaaattgacattttgaaaaattagtaaaaaaaaaaaaaaaaaaaaagagatttgttaAACAATCACATGATAATGAATGGTAACTTTAAGTCTTCAACTAAGGCATAAAATTTATTACCAATAGAATAATCACACACATGCTCTGGTGGTAGTTTAGGTAAGGCACAAAATAGTAGATTGTCGTTATTTCACACATGTATTACATTTATGCATGCATGCCAAGTGCATCCCAAAGTTaataaaacattgaaaattaataaaatcctatcattcaaaaaataaaaataaaaattttccacGAGTTGTGTTAAAGAGCAGCAGCtcttcaaaaaaacaaaattttttcatgGATTGAGTTAGACCCCAACTGATCCAAGTTGCTAGTGACACTAATTGGTGTGTGGATAGAGTGATTAGTAGCATAGGAGTTGTCTCTGTAACTATGGGGTGAAATTATTTGAGAGGGACAAAGAGCTCTCAAATGAGAGGTAGAAATTGGGTAAAGATTATTggatttttgtgatttgttttgctaggatttataattgatttgttataattttttttttttacttaggtcgtgtccaaagattttttttattatctgaATATGTGAATTGTTTTGTAGATTTTTCTTATTGTCTGGATTTGTAAATTGTCCAAATGTTTAGctaaatgtttttcttcatATTCTTGGAACAACTAGACAAGGgatgatttgataatttttttcatttttggtttcatgagtCAGCTTGTAAAT
This portion of the Castanea sativa cultivar Marrone di Chiusa Pesio chromosome 7, ASM4071231v1 genome encodes:
- the LOC142642864 gene encoding cyclic nucleotide-gated ion channel 1-like, which encodes MSYLSRRRGNGARNKDIERQPLKEGGGDSSAKIMTTKTIFDPQGKFLRRWNIIFVLSCALAVSVDPLFCYLPVINIPEYCIELDKNFWITTIVLRSVNDIIYLMHIILQFRTGFIDENLRKVGKIVLDTNAMAIARRYLRSYFVLDILVILPIPQVAISSILSEMTGTGSSNKIVMLNCAVLFQYVPRILQIFRSWKELIRSDEKFEANIWFKAALNFFLYVLAGHVLGAFWYFFSFQRMMDCWHSSCEIQSSSGCVQTYFSCDNSRGNFSFSNDFCNVSTPNTQFNFGLYLEALQSGVVESRQVLGKIFYGFWWGMQNLSLLGQNLKTSIYVWDNFFSVYISITRLFLFLYFLGNLQLVISRSEELRIKMKSEKRKKQKEKIELWSSKHDLPSDLRGPIMDNMIQKFKEDEDVYLENLLPNLPGELQNNVKQHICLKLLENVEVLRGMDEQMLLKMCHTLTPVFYQEHNYVIREGDPIDAIFFITNGIAWTYTTGNNGRGTLPTHAERLVEGQFFGGELLEWLWKSTSTSRNNLSKLPISSKTLKTHTKVEAFALMVDDLTKIWSFLSLQLEAASMIQRAWRAHRSKMGDTIGASGQIQSSSA